The uncultured Dysgonomonas sp. genome contains the following window.
GTCATGGAGGGGACAATGGGCTAGCATCTACGTTTTGGTTCCGCGATGGAAAATACATCCGCTTAAAATCAGCACAATTCGGATATACCATTCCTCGTAAAATTTTGGCTAAAGTCGGAATTGAGAATCTGAGGCTTTTTGTAGAAGGTTCTAATATATTCACCATTTCAGGACTTCCTGATGGTATCGACCCGGAATCACCGGGCGTGAATAACGGATACTATCCTCAGCAGAAAACCTTTATGGGTGGTATTACGCTTACATTCTAACTATAAAAGATTAAATATATGAAAACCAAAATATTAAGTTCATTATTATTGGGAGTCCTGCTTGGTCTTACCGCCTGTAGCGACTATCTGGATATGACCCCGACCGATAAGATTTCGGATAAACTGACATGGAGTAAGGTTGAATATGCAGAACTGGCAGTAAACAATTTTTACCATGATATCAATTACTATGGTAATTTCAGTAGTGGACAGTGCAATGCTGGTATTACCGAGGGGCTTACGGATATATTTAAGTATGGAGCAATGACATTCAATGCCCATATGTATATTCCAAACGAAATAGCCTATGGAGGAAGTGTACTTACAACGACTTATGTTGCATATTATCTGGGAAACTGGGGCACGGCTTATGAAAAAGTACGCCGTATAAATGAAGGAATGTTCAATCTCAAAAAGTTTGGTACTATAGGAGAAGACGATTCCAGAAGACTGGAAGCCGAGATGCGTTTCTTCAGGGCACAAGCTTACTTCGATTTGGTAAAGCGTTACAAGCAAGTTATTATCTACGATGAAGATCTTTCAAAAATACAGAAAGATACCCCGGTTAGCACAGAAGCTCAAGGATGGGATTTTGTTCAGGCAGATCTTGAATTTGCAGGCCAATATCTCCCCGTAAGTAATGTTTCTAACGGACGTGTAACAAGTGGAGCGGCTTATGCTTTACTTTCCCGTGCAATGCTATATGCCGAAAGATGGCAGGCAGCAAAAGATGCGGCAGCAAAAGTTACCGGTTACGAATTGGAAACAAACTTTGCCGACGCCTTTAAGAATAACAGTAAAGAAGCCATATTGCAGTATTCATACGATAAGAGCGGTGTAACTCACAGCTTCGACAATCTGTTTGCCCCGGCGGGTGACGCTGGCAATAATATGACCGGAGGATATGGTACACCGACACAGGAAATGGTAGAATCATTCGAATTGAAAACCGGAGGATTTCCCGATTGGTCGAAATGGCATACAGCGGACGGTATAAGCGAGGAACCTCCTTATGAGGATCTTGAACCCCGTTTCCAGGCTACAGTCTTGTATAATGGCGCTGAATGGAAAGGACGTAAAGTAGAACCTTTTGTTGGCGGTATAGATGGTTGGTGTAACTGGAAAGATGATCCAGTACCCAATGGACGTACTACTACAGGTTATTACCTGCGTAAACTTGTAGATGAAAATCATGATTTCACTGTTCTTAGTTCCAGTACACAACCTTGGATTGCTATCCGTTATGCTGAAGTATTACTAAATAAGGCAGAGGCATGTTATCGTTTGAATGATAGCGAGGGGGCGAATAATGCTATCCGTGCTATCCGTACACGTGCAGGGCTACCTTACGTAAATAAAAGTGGTACCGACCTGATGGCTGCAATCCGTCAGGAGCGTAAAGTGGAACTGGCTTACGAAGGTCTTTACTATTGGGATATGAGACGTTGGAAACTGGCTGAGTCTGCATTTACAGGAAGTAGAGTGCATGGTTTGAAGATCGAAAAAAATGCAAACGAAACTTTTAAATATACCTATGTAGACTGTGATAAGCAAAACCGAAACTTCCCTGCTAAGATGTATCAGATCCCTTTACCGGTGAACGAACTGAACAATAATAGCGCAATACAACAATATGCAGAGTGGAGATAAATATTAAATAGAAGATGATTATGAAAAATAATTTATTATATATTATAGCTATATCTCTGGTGGTTCTATCAGGATGCCAGAGTCCTGACGACATTATACCGCCGGCAGATAATCAGGGGCTCACTCGCTTGACTGTCAAATTTACTACTGGTGAATATGCAGAGGTAGAGGCCGCATCATATACCATCAGCGACCCTAATGCTGATACTTATGTAATTCCTGTTCCTTGGTTCTATCCTGCAGATAGTTACAACGAAACTACTCCATACATGTCTGCGATGAAGGTAGAAGCTAATCTGGATAATAATTTCACGATTGCTCCGGGCCTGAGTGTTCTGGATCTGACAAAAGACAATCATTTCACATTAACAGATTCTTATGGAAATAAACGGTCGATAACAATCAGAGGTGAAAGGGTAAAATCCAGCGCTTGCAATATTATAACATTCTCACTGAAAGATAAAGATGTTACCGGTATAATAGACGATGCTGCAGGGACTATATCCCTGATAAGTATAGACGATCTGTCGAATAGTTTGGCTGACTATGAATTATCTCCGCATGCACTCTCTATTTCACCGGATCCTGCAGTTACTCCTTTAGACTTCAATAACAATGTAGAATTGACCATAACAGCACATAATGGTACATCTACAAAGAAATATACAGTGAAGAAAGAAATACCTAGTAAGATTGGAGCCGGATACCGCAAGGGTAGTGAAGAAAATGTATATGAGCTTAACCTGAGTGCGTATGGTTTCTCTATGACCAAATCAAGTAATCCGTCATTAGCCGTACTTGGCAGTTATTTAGTTTTAAACTTAGGTGATGGAACTACTCCTGTATATATCAACAGGGCTACAGGAGCTAAACTTGGCTCTATCAACATCGGTTCGGCCAATGCCGGAGGTAGCATTACAGGTGATATCTACGGTAATATGTTGATTGCAAACAATGCTGCTGCCGGAGGTACATTAAATGTCTACAAAACCAAGTCGGTAACAGCTGCTCCTACATTATTCTTCTCCATGTCTAATACTACAGGTTTCACTATCGGATCTAAAATGGCGGTACAAGGAAATCTTGATGGGGATGCTATTATTGTAGCTACATGTGAAAACTCCAGCAGCTTCGTTCGCTGGATTGTAAGCGGAGGTGTAGCTGGTACTCCACAGGTGATTTCCGTGTCTGGTATAGGTACATGGGGTGGAGCTGATAATGCGCCGCGTTTCACATATGCTTCTACTAATCTGGCCGATGGCTATTACATAGGTCACTATGCCGGTGGAGGCGGAAATGTATACTATGTAGATGGAACAGCAAATACTGTGGTCAGGCAACTGGCGGGAACAGGGGACTGGGCCAGAGGTATAGGTATGTTTGATATAAAAGTATTCAATAATACCCGTTACATGATGACCTATAATATGGGATTCTTCCCTCAATGGGCTTTGGGTGGTCAGATATATATGTATGATGTAACTAATCCGGCTCTGGTTACGGGATCTGTTACAGACAGTCCTGCATTGACTTTCAAACAGGAAAGTATAACTGCTTACAATAATGGAGCAACTCCGTTAGAGCCTCGTACTGCTGATATTTTATTGTACCCTTCTGCTGATGGATTTATGATGCATATGTACTATATAGACAATGCATCCAGTGTGTTGGGCTGCTATAAATTTGATTGTATAGATAAATAATAAAAAACCTTAACAGACCGGTATTCATATAATGGGTGCCGGTCTGATAATAGTAATTGAAATATGAGAATCGTACAGAATACTTTCATAACAATATTCCTTTTTTCCATATTTTTATCATGTAGTGCCTGTAGTAGTGAATCTAAGGAAACAGGATGGGAGTGGGAAGAGGAAGAAGAGGTACCTGCCGGATTTGAGCTGAAGAAAGGAGTGAATATTGCTTCATGGATATCTACGCCTAAATTTAGTGGGGAAGAACGCGTTGCATTTTTTACAAATGAAAATGTAAAGCAATTGAAGGAACTGGGCTTTGACCATATACGTCTTCCTATAGATGAGACTGTACTGTGGACCGAGAACGGAGAAAAAATACGACCTTATGCTTTCGATCTTTTGCATAATGCTATCGGCTGGTGCCAGAGCAATGGCCTGAAAATAATTGTGGATATGCACATCACGCGTAATCACCGTTTTACGAATACGGAAAACGATTTGTTCACGAAGCCGGAGGAACCTGCAAAGTTTGTTCGCTTATGGGAAGATCTTTCTTCAGAGCTTTCAAAATACTCGAACGACTTACTGGCCTATGAGATACTGAACGAGCCTGTTTCTGAAAACCCTGAAAACTGGAACAGTGTGTTGAATCTGGTAATACCTGCCATACAGGCAAAAGAACCGGAAAGGACTCTTATTGTAGGAGTTTGTACAAGCAATTTTGCTGTGATGTATAATAGTCTGAAATTACCTGCAACTAAAAATATTATGATGACGTATCACGTCTATGCCCCTTACCTACTTACTGCCTACGGACAGAATGATACTACAGGTGGCCGGACGGATATTCCAATTTCATATCCGGGGCAACTGGTGCCTGATGGATATATTTCTCAATTGCCTGAAAAATGGCAATCTACCGGTAAACAGGTATTCAATAAGGAAGCTTTGCGTCCGTTTGTAAAAGAAGGTATCGACAGGGCTAAACAACTGAGCGTTCCTGTATTTGTCGGAGAATTCGGCACACTATACACTGTGCCTGAGCAAAGCCGGGCTAACTGGTATCGGGATATTGTTTCTTTACTCGGTGAGTACGGAATAGGATATACCTCATGGGATTACAAAGGAGCAGGTTATAGCATTGTAGATGAAAATAATACAGTTGCTTATCCTGAAATTGTAAAAATACTTACCGGAAAGTAGCTCTGCTTTGGCTTTTAATTAAATAACTAATTAACGGAATTTTAATCATTACCTGTATTGTAATATGAAAACTGTACGAATTATAACCCTGCTATTTACTCTCATCGGCTTTTCTCTATTTGCAAATGCCTGCAGCGACAACCCTAAGGAACCGGGTTGGGAATGGGGTGGCGAAGAAGAACCCGGTGGTGAGACTACTGCAAAACCACGTTATCTGTGGATAGATGCGGCAGCTAACTTCCCCGACTATGCCAATAGTAAAGAAAATATAAAGCGAGATCTTACTTTGGCTAAAAATACCGGTTTCACTGATATTGTAGTAGATGTACGCCCGACAATGGGAGATGTATTATTCAATACAAGTGCTGTAGAACAGGTCAGAAAACTGGATTACTGGTCAAGCACAGGTTACCAGTTTTACGAACGTACAGCTACCTGGGATTATCTTCAGGCTTTTATAGATATGGGGCATGAACTGGATCTGAAGATACATGCGGCTATTAATACATTTACAGCCGGCAATGATTATCCTTATGGCTTGGGACATCAGGGGATGTTATTCCGTGACGATACTAAAAAGAACTGGGCTACATCGGTCAATACGGCTACGGGTATTACCAATGTAATGGATTTGGGTAGTGATACGTATGGAACGAAATTTCTGAACCCTGTAAATCAGGATGTGCAGAATTATCTGCTTACTATACTTGGCGATCTGGCGAAATATAATGTAGATGGTATTTTTCTCGACCGCTGTCGTTTCGATGATATTGCAAGTGATTTCTCGGATTATACACGCGAGAAGTTTGAAGCATACATCGGTTCGAAGGTATCTAAATTTCCTGACGATATCATGGCTCCGGGAGCCGGAGTAACTCCTATACCATCTCCACTCCCTACCCATTATAAGAAATGGCTTGAATTCAGGGCTAAAACAATACATGATTTTGTCGTGAAAGCCCGCGAGAAAGTGAAATCACAGAATCAGAATATACAGTTCGGCGTGTATGTGGGAGCGTGGTATTCGTCTTATTACGGAGTTGGTGTAAACTGGGCTAGTCCTAAATATAACACCGCTGCTGCATATCCTGCATGGGCCAGCCAGAATTATAAGGATTATGGGTATGCCGACCATCTCGATTTTATGCTACTGGGCGCATATGCTTCGGCTAATAGAGTATATGGAAGCGGAGAATGGTCTGTGGAAGGATTTTGTAAGCAAGCAAAGAACTTGCTGCTCGACGATGTAAAATATGCGGGAGGGCCTGATGTTGGTAACTGGGATGTACCTGCAGGAACGAATGTGAATACTGCTGTAACCAATACGGTTGATGCAGCAATAAACGCAGGAAACGGATATTTTCTGTTCGATATTATTCACCTGAAGATGTATAATTACTGGCCGGATGTAAAGAAAGGTATCGATAAATATCTGGAATCGGTAGATAAAAAATAAAAAAAATGCGAAATTCAATATTCAGTGTGCTGTTTGTCTTATTATTAACCGCTTATTGCAATAACCTCAACGGGCAATGTGTAATCAGAGGTAAAGTGGCATGTGACGGCAAAGGAGTGAAAGGTGTTGTAGTTACGGATGGCGTCCATTGTGTACAGACCAATGACAATGGAGAATATACTATTCCATCCTTAAAATCTTCCCGTTTTGTATATATATCCACTCCGGCAGGATACATAACTAAATGCAAGGATAAGACGATACCTCAGTTCTATAAGATAATAGAGAATGGCGTCGACGCATATGATTTTGAAATATACAAGAATCCGAAAGACGACAAGAATCATGTATTCATTGCACAGGCTGATGTACAGCTGGTTGATGGAGATAATCTGAGAAGTTACACTAAAATATTGCAAGATTGTAAAACGTTAATTAAAAAGTATGATGACAGAGATATTTTTGCTGTCGATTGTGGGGATATAGTAGGCGATACGCCGTCACTTTATCCGGGTTATATAGAAGCTTCTTCCGTATTGAATTTCCCTGTTTACAGGGCTATCGGCAACCACGATATGGATTATTTTGGCCGTAGCCACGAAACATCATACAAAACGTTCGAAAGCTACTTTGGCCCCGTTTATTATTCATTCAATAAGGGGAATGCCCATTATATCATCATTGATAATGCATTCTTTATCGGACGTGATTATTTCTATATGGGATATATAGATGAAAGGACGTATGCATGGCTCGAACAGGATTTGGCGTATGTGAAAAAAGATTCACCTGTTTTCATTGTCATGCATATTCCTTCGCGTCTCGATGAGAAACAAAAGCCTTTTGAATATAAAAGCAATGGCATCGCCGACCAGACGATAAACACGGCTGCGTTATATGAAATGCTGAGGCCTTATAATGCTCATATCATATCGGGGCATATGCACTACAATCATAATATTGTCCATAATTCAAGACTAATGGAACACAATACAGGCGCAGTGTGCGGAACATGGTGGCGAGGCGATATCTGCCTCGATGGTACCCCGCAGGGTTATGGCGTGTATGAGGTGACTGGCAATGATGTGAAATGGTATTTCAAGAGTTCCGGTTTTTCTGAAAAGCATCAGTTCAGAGCATACCCGCCAGGGCGTTCATCCGAATATCCTCAGGATGTGGTAGTAAATGTTTGGAATTGGGATAAAGAATGGAAAGTGGAATGGCTCGAAAATGATGAGATACAAGGAGAAATGACTCATTTTAGAGGGTTTGACCCTGATGCTGAAATCCTTTGCTCCGACAAAGAAAAGATAAAATATGACTGGATATCGGTGATTGAGACACAACATTTATTTCGTGCCTCACCAAAGAACCCGACGGCAAAAATCAGTATAAAAGTGACAGACCGGTTTGGAAATATATATCTGGAAGATATTAAACAATAAAATAACAGAAGATGGACAGACGAAAGTTTTTACAGCTCTGCGGATTAACCTCTGCCTCTCTGCTGGCAGGCAATAATACGTTTGCCGGAGAGATAAGGCGCAATCCTAATATTAAGCCTATCATGGGCTCATGGTTCGAATTCAAGCATCACAACGATAGTGAAGGCAAGTATTGGAATCCTGCCCTGACTAAGTTTACCGAGGCACAGTGGCGGGCAAAGATAAAGGAAATCAGCGAAACGGGTATGCAATACCTGGTACTGATGTCGGTTGCAGAAAACGGAAAAACATTTTATCCATCCACCCTTCAATCAAGATACGATTACGAATGTGCCGATCCGTTAGAAGCCGTTCTCTCGGCTGCGGATGAATATGGTATCAAGTTTTTTGTGAGCAACGATTTCTGGTCAGATTATCGCAATGTGGATAAAATGATGACCGACAAGGACATTTCCATCCTTCGCGAAAAAGGGATGGAAGAAGTGGCGGAGAAATATTCGCATCACAAAAGTTTTTATGGTTGGTACTATCCTAATGAGACGGGACTATATAATACAATAGACGAAACCACCATCAATTATGTCAACAAGTGTAGTAAGAAAGCGCGCGAACTAACTCCCGGCTGCGTAAACCTGATTGCACCCTATGGAACAAAATCTATTCGTCTCGATGATAAATATGTTCGTCAACTGGAACGTCTCGATATAGATATTATGGCCTATCAGGATGAAATAGGAGTGAAGAAGACCAAAGCCGGCACAGCAGGCAAATATTATGAAGCCTTGTACAAAGTGCATGCCAAAGCCGGTCGGGCTCGTCTGTGGGCTGATCTTGAAGTATTCGAATTCGAAGGAGAAGTTTATGACAGTGCTTTGATTCCTGCCCGATTCAATAGAATTCTTACACAGCTTGAAGATATTTCACCCTTTGTAGAAAACATACTGATATACCAGTACATGGGTCTGATGAGCAAGCCTGGCTCGGTTGCTCCTGCCGGACACAAGGATGCGGAAAGACTTTATAAGGAATATATGGATTGGCTGAAAGTACAACAGGGTTTAACCATAAAATAAACAGATACGACATGAAGAAACTATTTATAATATCATGCCTGCTCTTTATTTGTGCTTATATACAGGCCCAATGGACAAATATACAGATAGAGCCCGGTATGTCGCCAAAGAATGATATCATATCCATCTGTTTTGACAAACAGGGGACTATGTGGGTTGCTACTTCATACGGAGTATATAAAGAAGAGAACGGACAATGGAAACCTCAAGGAGTTGAGGATATTTACGCGCAGACGCTTTATATCGGCAGAGACGAAACTGTATGGGCCGGAGTATGGGGTGGAGGAGTTTTCAGAAATAAGCAAGGTGAAACATGGGAGAATGTAAAAGAAGCATCAGTTTCCATATCTACGAATGCTATTGTAGAAACGGGTAAGGATCACTTGTGGATTGGAACATGGGACAAAGGTTTGCTTATGTACGACGGCAAAAAATGGATAAATTATAAGGCTGTAGAAGTTCCGATAGGGGATAACAGTATATTATCCTTAGCAGCTGATGACAATAAAATATGGATTGGAACATATCATGGCCTCTCCTCATTCGATGGAAAGAACTGGAAATTGTACAATAGAGACAACAGCCCTCTTCCCGACAATGATATTTATTCGCTCCATGCTGGCAAAAACGGATTATGGATAGGTACATGCAATGGTTTGGCCTTTCTGCAAAAAGGAAATTGGACTGCATATCCTAAAGGTAAAAACGGCATATCTGGAGATGTTATCCTATCTGTAAAGGAAGATATAAAAGGAAATGTATGGGTAGGTACAAACAAAGGTCTGACCGTATTTAACGATACTAAATGGAAAACCTATACAATGGAGAATAGTAATTTATTAGAAAACCGTATTCAGACTATAACCATTCACGATAATAAAATATACATAGGTACAAGCTTAGGTATCTCGATGCTTAATCTGTCGGAATTTGCATATTGATAGACATTTACTTAATGTGTTTAATTCAAATTTGTGACTCTTTCTATAAGAGGCATTCCCCTAACTTATTTGTAAATGAAAGAAATATAGAAAAATGAGATTGAAAAAATACACTTATCTGACAGCATTATTATTCCTGATTGCATCCTTTTCTTTTGCACAGAAGAATGAATATAATATTATCCCTGCACCATTGAATCTGAAGCCGTCTAAAGGAATTTTTATATTTAATGAGGCAACTTCTTTACAGCTAGGTAAAGGAGTAAGTCCGGAAGTGGAGAATGCTTTCTTCATACTGAAAGATCGCTTGAATACCGCAGCAGGATTAATGATTACGGCAAATAATACTGCTCGGAGCAAAAATGTTATCATTTGCAGGCAGAACAACTCTTTAGAGAAAAAAGAATCTTACATACTGAATATCACTCCCGCCAAGATTGAAATTGAAGCCCGTGAGCCGGCAGGATTTTTTTATGCCGCCCAAACTTTAAGGCAATTGCTGCCCGTGACTATCGAAAGCAAAGATCTGGTTTCGAATATAAAATGGTCAGTTCCTTGTTGCAGGATAGAAGATTCACCTGTGTTTTCCTACAGAGGACTACATCTGGATGTTTGCCGCAATTTCGCATCACTCGATGAAGTGAAGACGTATATCGACCAGATAGCACTGTTGAAATTGAATATATTTCATTGGCATCTTACCGACGATCAGGGTTGGAGGATCGAGATCAGGAAATACCCGAAGCTGACCGAAATGGGAGCTTTCCGCGATCGTACGATGAAAGGTCATCACAACGATTATCCCCGCCAATGGGATAATACCCGCACAGGTGGATATTATACTCAGGAGGAGATTAAAGAGGTTATCGCTTATGCCGCAGAACGTTTTGTTACCATTATTCCTGAGATAGAAATGCCCGGCCATGCCACAGCGGCTCTGGCTTCCTATCCCGAATATTCATGTTCGGGAGGCCCCTTCGAAGTAGAAGGACGCTGGGGCGTATTTAACGATGTTTTTTGCACAAGGGAAGAAACCTTCGATTTTCTCGAAGATGTATTGGATGAGGTTGCCGGTCTTTTCCCAAGTGAATATATTCATATAGGAGGCGATGAGTGCCCTAAAGTACGATGGAAAAGATGCCATGCTTGTCAGGAGCGGATGAAAGAGGAAGGCTTAAAAGATGAGCATGAACTGCAATCGTATTTTGTAAGACGGATGGAAAAATACCTTAAAGGAAAAGGTAAAAAGATTATAGGCTGGGACGAAATACTCGAAGGTGGACTTGCGCCTGATGCCACTGTTATGTCGTGGCGGGGAATTGCGGGCGGAATCGCTGCTGCCCGTCAGGGGAATGATGTAATAATGACTCCCTCCGAAGCCATGTATTTCGATTTCTATCAGTCCCGGTTGCCGTCACAACCACTTGCAATAGGGGGCTATGTCCCCTTGGAAAAAGTATATGCATACAAAGCTATGCCGGACGAACTCACAGAAGATCAGTACAAACATATTCTAGGCATACAGGCCAATGTATGGACAGAGTACATGCCTACCCGCGCTCAACGAGAGTATATGATATTTCCGCGCGTGGCAGCACTTGCAGAAGTGGCATGGTTGCCCGAAGCTAAAAAGAATTATAAGCGTTTTTCTTCGGATATCCCCTCTTTGATGCAACGATACAGTTATATGGGGTTGAATTATTCCGATGCGTTTTATAGTATTATAGGCAATACTGTACCTGATAAAGAAACCGGATTGAAACTGGAGCTGAGTACCAGTGCACCCGGTATGCAAATCCGCTATACGGTCGACGGAACAGAGCCTACAATCGAAAGTCCTTTATATACGGGAGGAATTCCTGTTTCGGATAAGGAGATAGTCGTAAAGGCTATTTCGCTGAAGGATGGTAAGATTATGTCACCTCCTTACAATCAGACTTTTATTGTAAACAAGGCTGCAGGCCAACAAATAATATTCGAAGATGCGCAAGGAAATATTTCCGGACAAAATGGAGGCGGGAATCTTACCGATTGCATTATGGGTAAATTTCCTTTAGGACGATTCGATTGGTTCAGCTATGCAGGAAGCGATGCTACGGTAACAATTGTATTTGATAAACCTAAAACGATAAGCGAATTGATATTCAGTTCGGCAAATCAGAATAATGTATATGTGTATTCGCCTCGAAATATTGAATTCTTCATCTCAGAAGACGGAGGCACATTTCGTAGTATAGGAAATGTAAAGCATGAGCAGATGGCAGCCGCTGACGGAAAAGCCGAGGTCACTACATCACCGCTGACGGTAAAGAAAGTGAAAATGGCGATAAGTATGTATGGGGTAGTTCCCAAAGATAAGATTGGTGCGGGCAATCCCTCAGCTCTCTTTGTGGATGAAATCATTGTGAGATAATAAATTGATATATCTATGAAAATGAAAATAGGAATTCTGGCTGTCTTTATATGGGTCTCATTGGCTATTAGTGCTAAGGTGACTTTACCTGCAATTTTTACCGATCATATGGTGTTGCAGCAACAGGCAGTAAATAAAATATGGGGGAAAGCTGAGTCTAACAGATCGATTGAATTATTAACCTCATGGGATAATAAAACGTATACCGTGAAGAGTAATACTCAGGGGTATTTCCAATTCGAGATAACTACTCCTTCCGCCGGAGGCCCTTATACGCTGACAGTCTCGGATGGCGAACCTCTGATAATAAATGATATACTGATCGGCGAAGTCTGGTTCTGTTCGGGGCAGTCGAATATGGAAATGCCTGTAAAAGGGTATCGCGGGCAGCCAGTTGTCGGCTCGCATCCTTATATTGTGTCAGCCGACGAAAAGCGTCCTTTACGCTTATTCACAGTAAAGAATGCATGGAGCAAGGAACCGAAAGACGATGTAGAAGGGCATTGGAGCCTGAGTTCATCGAAAGAGGTAGCCGACTTTAGTGCAGCAGCTTATTTTTTTGGCAATCTGCTACAGGAAAAACTCGGCGTTCCCGTGGGGTTGATAAACTGTTCGTGGAGCGCATCGAAGATAGAGGCATGGATGAGCCGTGAAACACTGAAAAATATTCCTGAAGTAGATTTATCTGTCCTTAAAAATACAGAATTCGGCTATCCCAATGGTACACCTACATTGCTGCACAATGGGATGGTAAAACCACTCGAGGGTATTGCCGTAAAAGGTATATTGTGGTATCAGGGCGAAGCTAATAGTAACGATCCGGCTTTATACAAAAAACTCTTTCCGGCTTTAGTCAGTCAGTGGCGTAGCTTTTTCCGTTCGCCTGATATGCCATTTTATTATGTGCAGATTGCTCCGTGGCAATCGGGTAATAAGGATGAATTGGATTGGGCTTTGTTCCGCGAATGCCAACTGCAATTGATGTCGGAAGTTCCCAATGTCGGTATGGCGATAAC
Protein-coding sequences here:
- a CDS encoding RagB/SusD family nutrient uptake outer membrane protein, with product MKTKILSSLLLGVLLGLTACSDYLDMTPTDKISDKLTWSKVEYAELAVNNFYHDINYYGNFSSGQCNAGITEGLTDIFKYGAMTFNAHMYIPNEIAYGGSVLTTTYVAYYLGNWGTAYEKVRRINEGMFNLKKFGTIGEDDSRRLEAEMRFFRAQAYFDLVKRYKQVIIYDEDLSKIQKDTPVSTEAQGWDFVQADLEFAGQYLPVSNVSNGRVTSGAAYALLSRAMLYAERWQAAKDAAAKVTGYELETNFADAFKNNSKEAILQYSYDKSGVTHSFDNLFAPAGDAGNNMTGGYGTPTQEMVESFELKTGGFPDWSKWHTADGISEEPPYEDLEPRFQATVLYNGAEWKGRKVEPFVGGIDGWCNWKDDPVPNGRTTTGYYLRKLVDENHDFTVLSSSTQPWIAIRYAEVLLNKAEACYRLNDSEGANNAIRAIRTRAGLPYVNKSGTDLMAAIRQERKVELAYEGLYYWDMRRWKLAESAFTGSRVHGLKIEKNANETFKYTYVDCDKQNRNFPAKMYQIPLPVNELNNNSAIQQYAEWR
- a CDS encoding DUF5018 domain-containing protein; translated protein: MKNNLLYIIAISLVVLSGCQSPDDIIPPADNQGLTRLTVKFTTGEYAEVEAASYTISDPNADTYVIPVPWFYPADSYNETTPYMSAMKVEANLDNNFTIAPGLSVLDLTKDNHFTLTDSYGNKRSITIRGERVKSSACNIITFSLKDKDVTGIIDDAAGTISLISIDDLSNSLADYELSPHALSISPDPAVTPLDFNNNVELTITAHNGTSTKKYTVKKEIPSKIGAGYRKGSEENVYELNLSAYGFSMTKSSNPSLAVLGSYLVLNLGDGTTPVYINRATGAKLGSINIGSANAGGSITGDIYGNMLIANNAAAGGTLNVYKTKSVTAAPTLFFSMSNTTGFTIGSKMAVQGNLDGDAIIVATCENSSSFVRWIVSGGVAGTPQVISVSGIGTWGGADNAPRFTYASTNLADGYYIGHYAGGGGNVYYVDGTANTVVRQLAGTGDWARGIGMFDIKVFNNTRYMMTYNMGFFPQWALGGQIYMYDVTNPALVTGSVTDSPALTFKQESITAYNNGATPLEPRTADILLYPSADGFMMHMYYIDNASSVLGCYKFDCIDK
- a CDS encoding cellulase family glycosylhydrolase — its product is MRIVQNTFITIFLFSIFLSCSACSSESKETGWEWEEEEEVPAGFELKKGVNIASWISTPKFSGEERVAFFTNENVKQLKELGFDHIRLPIDETVLWTENGEKIRPYAFDLLHNAIGWCQSNGLKIIVDMHITRNHRFTNTENDLFTKPEEPAKFVRLWEDLSSELSKYSNDLLAYEILNEPVSENPENWNSVLNLVIPAIQAKEPERTLIVGVCTSNFAVMYNSLKLPATKNIMMTYHVYAPYLLTAYGQNDTTGGRTDIPISYPGQLVPDGYISQLPEKWQSTGKQVFNKEALRPFVKEGIDRAKQLSVPVFVGEFGTLYTVPEQSRANWYRDIVSLLGEYGIGYTSWDYKGAGYSIVDENNTVAYPEIVKILTGK
- a CDS encoding alpha amylase family protein → MKTVRIITLLFTLIGFSLFANACSDNPKEPGWEWGGEEEPGGETTAKPRYLWIDAAANFPDYANSKENIKRDLTLAKNTGFTDIVVDVRPTMGDVLFNTSAVEQVRKLDYWSSTGYQFYERTATWDYLQAFIDMGHELDLKIHAAINTFTAGNDYPYGLGHQGMLFRDDTKKNWATSVNTATGITNVMDLGSDTYGTKFLNPVNQDVQNYLLTILGDLAKYNVDGIFLDRCRFDDIASDFSDYTREKFEAYIGSKVSKFPDDIMAPGAGVTPIPSPLPTHYKKWLEFRAKTIHDFVVKAREKVKSQNQNIQFGVYVGAWYSSYYGVGVNWASPKYNTAAAYPAWASQNYKDYGYADHLDFMLLGAYASANRVYGSGEWSVEGFCKQAKNLLLDDVKYAGGPDVGNWDVPAGTNVNTAVTNTVDAAINAGNGYFLFDIIHLKMYNYWPDVKKGIDKYLESVDKK
- a CDS encoding calcineurin-like phosphoesterase family protein gives rise to the protein MRNSIFSVLFVLLLTAYCNNLNGQCVIRGKVACDGKGVKGVVVTDGVHCVQTNDNGEYTIPSLKSSRFVYISTPAGYITKCKDKTIPQFYKIIENGVDAYDFEIYKNPKDDKNHVFIAQADVQLVDGDNLRSYTKILQDCKTLIKKYDDRDIFAVDCGDIVGDTPSLYPGYIEASSVLNFPVYRAIGNHDMDYFGRSHETSYKTFESYFGPVYYSFNKGNAHYIIIDNAFFIGRDYFYMGYIDERTYAWLEQDLAYVKKDSPVFIVMHIPSRLDEKQKPFEYKSNGIADQTINTAALYEMLRPYNAHIISGHMHYNHNIVHNSRLMEHNTGAVCGTWWRGDICLDGTPQGYGVYEVTGNDVKWYFKSSGFSEKHQFRAYPPGRSSEYPQDVVVNVWNWDKEWKVEWLENDEIQGEMTHFRGFDPDAEILCSDKEKIKYDWISVIETQHLFRASPKNPTAKISIKVTDRFGNIYLEDIKQ